In Nocardioides luti, the DNA window GCGGCGACCGTAGGTGTTCTCGGGGTCCGCGACCATGATGGTCGGGTCCTAGGCATGACTGCCACGGCGATCTCGGCGCTCTCGAACGAGCCGCCTTCCCTGGTGGCCATGGTCAACAACCAGAACGCCACGGCCCGCCTCATCCGCGAACGCAAGCAGTTCACCGTCACTTTCTTGGCTGCCGGCTCCGAGGAACTTGCGTCTCAGTTGTCTCAACCCGGCCAGAGCAAGGTGATCGGGGAAGAGCATCTCGAGCACCCGCCGGGCTGGCCGATGCCAGTGCTCCGAGACGTCACAGCGTCTATGGCATGCGAGCTCGACACGCGGTTCGAGCAGTTCACACACGACATTCTCGTCGGCCGCATCACCCACGTGCGGACGAGCCACGGTCCCGCAGACCCCCTGCTGTACCTCGAGCGCAGGTTCCTGCGACTAAGCGCCTGAAGCCCAAGCACGGGTCAACACGCCCGCTAGACGGCGGTCCTGCTACCGACGGCCGGCTGTACCGACCGTTCCGACGTGACCGTGCCCGCCAGACGCAGCGCGGTGACGCCGGTCCCGGACAAACGGATGACTCGGATGACTGGATCCCGGCCCGTCGGCGTCTGCATTTACGGTCGAGGC includes these proteins:
- a CDS encoding flavin reductase family protein, with product MPSDISTKAMLSGMPVAELQSGFRDAFGRVAATVGVLGVRDHDGRVLGMTATAISALSNEPPSLVAMVNNQNATARLIRERKQFTVTFLAAGSEELASQLSQPGQSKVIGEEHLEHPPGWPMPVLRDVTASMACELDTRFEQFTHDILVGRITHVRTSHGPADPLLYLERRFLRLSA